CCAGCCCTTTTGCCTTGAGGAAGGTGAACGCCATGCCGCCGCCGATAATCAGCGTATCGCACTTCTCCAGTAAATTATTGATTACGTTCAATTTGTCGGCAACCTTTGCGCCGCCAAGAATCGCTACAAAAGGTCTGACCGGTGTTTCCACTGCGTTTCCAAGGAAATCGATCTCTTTCTGCATCAGGTATCCTACCGCATTCTCTCCGCCCTTCGCCGTAATGCACTTTGTCACACCTGCCACCGAAGCATGTGCCCTGTGAGAAGAACCAAACGCATCACATACATAGACGTCTGCCAGATCAGCCAGCTCTTTGGAGAAAGCCTCTCCGTTCTTTGTCTCCTCTGCGCCGCGGAAACGAGTATTCTGAAGCAGGACAACATCCCCTTCTTTCATCTCTTCCACTGCCTTCGTCGCAGCCTCACCGGTCACGTTATAATCAGCTACAAAATTCACTTCCTTGCCGAGTTTCTCAGACAATCTCTTTGCAACAGGCGCCAGAGACTCCCCTTCATTGGGGCCATTCTTTACTTTTCCAAGATGGGAGCAGAGAATGACTTTGCCGCCGTCCGCAAGCAGTTTATTGATAGTGGGAAGCGCTGCCACAATACGTGTCTCGTCTGTGATCTCGCCATTTTTTAACGGCACGTTAAAATCACATCTCACAAGTACGCGTTTTCCCTTTACACTGATGTCATCTACGGATTTTTTATTCAATCCCATGTTCTTTCCCTCCATATTTTAAAATGATAAGCATCAAAACAGGCCCGGTCCATATGGACCGGACCTGAAAGACAAAGA
The sequence above is a segment of the Lachnospiraceae bacterium JLR.KK008 genome. Coding sequences within it:
- a CDS encoding phosphoglycerate kinase, translating into MGLNKKSVDDISVKGKRVLVRCDFNVPLKNGEITDETRIVAALPTINKLLADGGKVILCSHLGKVKNGPNEGESLAPVAKRLSEKLGKEVNFVADYNVTGEAATKAVEEMKEGDVVLLQNTRFRGAEETKNGEAFSKELADLADVYVCDAFGSSHRAHASVAGVTKCITAKGGENAVGYLMQKEIDFLGNAVETPVRPFVAILGGAKVADKLNVINNLLEKCDTLIIGGGMAFTFLKAKGLEVGNSLVDNEKLDYCKEMMAKAEKLGKQLLLPVDTTIAAAFPNPIDGPIEVKVVPVEEIPADMEGLDIGTKTAQLYADAVKSAKTVVWNGPMGVFENPTLAAGTIAVAKSLAETDATTIIGGGDSAAAVNQLGFADKMSHISTGGGASLEFLEGKELPGVVAADDK